One window of the Eucalyptus grandis isolate ANBG69807.140 chromosome 8, ASM1654582v1, whole genome shotgun sequence genome contains the following:
- the LOC108954445 gene encoding TMV resistance protein N-like: protein MHRLVLSNPFVAVVAPILLGVLAHKLLSKRRASAQRDADDQHPGTPSPPIQPSGNDFDVFLSFRDVDTRRGFTDYLYCSLNDVGIRVFMDDNEPRLGERLSEELMQAISNSNILIPIISENYASDKWCLQELVCMMECLKQRGHRVCPIFYKAKVAEVRYQQGRFEEAFRNYERRRFDPKVVAKWKKALAEVSCLKGWESEKVADGREGELVKLVVEKVLKELKKVKELVGDDYLVGIDNPVEEVMQLVNKNASATLRVGIYGIEGIGKTTLAKVIYNKLSDLFVHRSFIANIRESCECDGINYLQNQLIFDMQKEKNQFCNYDEGIECFLSRFKDEKVLIIFDDVDTTDQLKALAGNPNWFGSGSRIFVTTRDESVLDKARVDIKYEHKQLHEKQSLILFSRHAFRRDYPPSEFLALSRLVVSTTEGIPLAVKDIGSFLCEKPSRIWRETIQKMQNISHMAVQERLRIIYEGVREGQRNMEDVSSANPAMPSPSISPSKNDYEVFLNFRGVDTRRDFTDYLYRSLVDVGIRVFTDDDELRVGERLSEDLMQAIRNSNILIPIISVNYASSKWCLDELVQMMKCKRRLGHIVLPIFYKVEPVDVRDQKGRFGDAFHYFGRRFDQKFTKEWQQVLTEVSSLQGWQFANRPLGESVKSIVQKVLNELKKTVELDVSKNLVGIDSHVEEVLKLINRSSGATLFVGIYGMGGIGKTALVKVIYNKLLNQFDHCSFILDIRESCNRNGISYLQNQLIHDILQRDIRLHNKDHGIRIISSELKDKKVLIILDDLDTTDQLAALAGNPNWFAPGSRIFVTTRDKSVLVRASVDIKYEHKEMDEKQSLILFSRHAFRSDSPPSKFSALTDIVVSITGGLPLALKVVGSFLCGKPSMLWKETIRKMQNMPQRAVSKKLMISYEALEEDQRQMFLDIACFLIGSDARIACYMWDACGFFARGGIEVLRSLLFISVGDNHEFRMYDQMRDLGREIVRSENYHNPHQRSRLWDYEEALAVLESKKGCGRIEAICLEEGDSNYIYDQGSCTFADEQFRNLSNLRFLHE from the exons ATGCATCGTCTCGTTCTTAGCAACCCTTTCGTGGCGGTTGTCGCACCGATCCTTCTCGGTGTGCTGGCGCACAAGCTTCTGAGTAAGAGGAGAGCAAGTGCGCAAAGAGACGCGGATGATCAGCATCCTGGTACGCCTAGTCCTCCGATCCAGCCCAGCGGGAACGATTTCgacgtgttcttgagctttagagatGTAGACACTCGAAGAGGCTTCACCGACTACCTCTACTGCAGCCTTAACGATGTTGGAATCCGTGTCTTCATGGACGACAATGAGCCCCGCTTGGGCGAGAGATTGAGCGAAGAGCTTATGCAAGCCATTAGTAACAGCAATATTTTGATCCCGATTATTTCTGAGAATTATGCTTCTGACAAATGGTGCCTTCAAGAACTGGTTTGCATGATGGAGTGCCTAAAACAACGGGGACACAGAGTGTGTCCCATATTCTACAAAGCGAAAGTCGCGGAGGTGCGATATCAACAAGGTCGTTTTGAAGAGGCATTTCGTAATTACGAGCGGAGGCGTTTTGACCCAAAGGTTGTGGCCAAATGGAAGAAAGCGCTTGCAGAAGTCTCTTGCTTGAAGGGATGGGAATCAGAGAAAGTTGCGGATGG GAGAGAAGGAGAATTGGTAAAATTGGTTGTagaaaaagttttgaaagaGTTGAAGAAAGTGAAGGAGTTGGTTGGTGATGATTATTTGGTCGGAATTGACAATCCTGTGGAGGAGGTTATGCAATTGGTAAACAAGAATGCTAGTGCTACCTTGCGTGTGGGAATTTATGGAATTGAGGGCATTGGTAAGACTACTCTTGCTAAAGTCATATACAACAAGTTGTCTGATCTATTTGTGCATCGTAGCTTCATTGCAAATATCAGGGAATCGTGTGAATGTGATGGTATTAATTActtgcaaaatcaattaatctttgatatgcaaaaagaaaaaaatcaattttgtaatTATGACGAAGGAATTGAGTGCTTCTTGTCTAGGTTTAAAGATGAGAAAGTCCTCATTATTTTTGATGATGTGGATACCACCGATCAGTTAAAGGCTTTGGCTGGAAATCCTAACTGGTTTGGCTCAGGAAGTAGGATCTTTGTTACCACTAGAGATGAGAGTGTTCTTGATAAGGCCAGAGTGGACATCAAGTATGAGCATAAGCAATTGCATGAAAAGCAATCTCTTATCCTTTTTTCTAGACATGCATTTCGAAGAGACTATCCTCCAAGTGAATTTTTAGCTCTATCTCGTCTTGTTGTATCTACAACAGAAGGGATTCCCTTGGCTGTCAAGGATATAGGTTCATTTTTGTGTGAAAAACCATCACGGATATGGAGAGAAACAATACAAAAGATGCAAAATATATCTCATATGGCAGTGCAAGAAAGGTTGAGGATAATTTATGAAGGAGTGAGGGAGGGTCAAAGAAACATGGAAGATGTGTCTTCCGCGAATCCTGCCATGCCTAGTCCTTCCATCTCGCCAAGCAAAAACGATTACgaagtgttcttgaattttagaggTGTAGATACTCGAAGAGACTTCACCGACTACCTCTACCGTAGCCTTGTTGATGTTGGAATCCGTGTCTTCACGGATGACGATGAGCTCCGCGTGGGCGAGAGATTGAGCGAAGATCTTATGCAAGCCATTAGGAACAGCAATATTTTGATTCCGATTATCTCTGTGAATTATGCTTCTAGCAAATGGTGCCTTGATGAACTTGTTCAAATGATGAAGTGCAAGAGACGCTTAGGGCACATAGTGTTACCTATATTCTACAAAGTGGAACCTGTAGATGTGCGGGATCAAAAGGGTCGATTTGGAGACGCATTTCATTATTTCGGGAGGCGTTTCGATCAAAAGTTTACAAAGGAATGGCAGCAAGTGCTGACAGAAGTCAGTTCCTTACAAGGATGGCAATTTGCTAACAG GCCTCTAGGAGAATCGGTAAAATCAATCGTGCAAAAAGTTTTGAATGAGTTGAAGAAAACGGTGGAGTTGGATGTTTCTAAGAATTTGGTCGGAATTGATAGTCATGTGGAGGAGgttttgaaattaataaataggAGTTCTGGTGCTACCCTATTTGTgggaatttatggaatggggGGCATTGGTAAGACAGCTCTTGTTAAAGTGATCTACAACAAGCTATTGAATCAATTTGACCATTGTAGCTTCATTTTAGACATTAGGGAATCATGCAATCGCAATGGTATTAGTTActtgcaaaatcaattaatcCATGATATATTGCAAAGAGATATTCGATTGCATAACAAGGATCATGGAATCCGCATCATCTCATCCGAGCTTAAAGATAAGAAAGTCCTCATTATTCTAGATGATTTAGACACCACTGATCAGTTAGCAGCTTTGGCTGGAAATCCTAATTGGTTTGCACCAGGAAGTAGGATCTTTGTTACCACTAGAGATAAGAGTGTTCTTGTTAGGGCTAGTGTGGACATCAAGTATGAGCATAAGGAAATGGATGAGAAGCAATCTTTGATCCTATTTTCTAGACATGCGTTTCGAAGTGACTCTCCTCCCAGTAAGTTTTCAGCTCTCACTGACATTGTGGTATCTATAACGGGAGGGCTTCCCTTAGCTCTCAAGGTTGTAGGTTCATTTTTGTGCGGAAAACCATCAATGCTATGGAAAGAAACGATACGTAAGATGCAAAATATGCCTCAGAGGGCAGTGTCAAAAAAGTTGATGATAAGTTATGAAGCATTGGAGGAGGATCAAAGACAAATGTTCTTggatattgcttgttttttaaTTGGGAGTGACGCAAGAATTGCATGCTACATGTGGGATGCTTGTGGCTTTTTTGCGAGGGGTGGAATTGAAGTACTGAGATCTTTATTGTTCATAAGTGTTGGAGATAATCATGAGTTTAGAATGTATGACCAAATGAGAGATCTAGGTAGAGAAATTGTGCGTTCAGAGAACTACCACAACCCTCACCAACGTAGTAGATTGTGGGATTATGAGGAAGCCTTGGCAGTGCTAGAGAGCAAGAAG